From Candidatus Poribacteria bacterium, one genomic window encodes:
- the rplI gene encoding 50S ribosomal protein L9 yields the protein MEVILKESVEGLGLPGDVLNVADGYARNYLLPMQLAVHATERNRRHLDHQKRVIDHQETKNKDRAREIAGQMTGVTCTLSRRAGENDRLFGSVTSMDIAENLRTQGFDLERRFFELAEPIRELGVFMVPIKLYTDVVVELRVVVEREA from the coding sequence ATGGAAGTTATTCTAAAGGAAAGTGTTGAAGGCCTCGGTCTACCGGGCGATGTCCTGAATGTCGCAGATGGCTACGCACGTAACTATCTGCTTCCCATGCAGTTAGCCGTCCATGCAACGGAACGAAACCGTCGACACTTAGATCACCAGAAACGGGTAATCGATCATCAGGAGACGAAGAATAAAGATCGCGCACGTGAAATTGCCGGACAGATGACAGGTGTTACATGTACACTCAGCAGACGTGCCGGTGAAAACGACCGTCTCTTCGGATCCGTTACCTCTATGGATATCGCAGAAAATTTGCGAACGCAGGGATTCGATTTGGAACGGCGGTTCTTTGAACTCGCAGAGCCGATTCGTGAACTCGGCGTGTTCATGGTACCGATCAAATTGTATACAGATGTTGTCGTCGAACTCCGCGTTGTTGTTGAACGCGAAGCGTAA
- the rpsR gene encoding 30S ribosomal protein S18 has translation MAFRRRQRYHKIESFDYKDIDTLRKFINERGKIVSRRVTGLSAKQQRMVTRAVKRARNMALLPFTR, from the coding sequence ATGGCATTCCGTCGTAGGCAGCGCTATCATAAGATAGAATCTTTTGATTACAAAGATATCGATACGCTGCGAAAATTTATTAATGAACGTGGCAAGATTGTGAGTCGCCGGGTCACTGGGCTATCGGCGAAGCAGCAACGAATGGTAACGCGGGCAGTCAAGCGCGCCCGTAATATGGCACTATTGCCGTTTACGCGATAG
- the dnaB gene encoding replicative DNA helicase, producing the protein MQAQLADSLSDKEAEQAVLGAMMTEKSVIPPVITKLGQTSDVFLTVDHQLIYSAILAVYDRVSYADPLLVADELKKGDQLNRAGGTEYLYELQAPIVETESTEFYADILYEKATRRRLIQATTQIREMAYDESVGIAEVLNQSQEAVFDLSQTDTQRGFVAIHSLLTQSLDAIERLYHKKSRFLGVPTGFMDFDHMTSGLQPGNLVIIAARPSMGKTTLVLNIAQNVALEQKRPVAIFSLEMPSQDIAMRMLATESRIDFTRLRTGNFSEDDWRPLSDGASRLGKAPILINDNRGLTVQSLRAEGRRLKGEHSNLALIIVDYLQLLRGTGRYHAREQEISEISRALKILAWELNVPIIACSQLSREIERRPDKRPQLSDLRESGAIEQDADLVAFLHRDDYYEDEDVGNRVEAYIMVKKQRNGPTGTVILYFTKNEMRFENPS; encoded by the coding sequence ATGCAGGCACAACTGGCTGATTCTCTCTCTGACAAGGAAGCTGAACAAGCGGTTCTGGGCGCAATGATGACCGAGAAATCGGTTATTCCTCCAGTAATAACCAAGCTCGGTCAGACTTCTGATGTATTTCTCACTGTAGACCATCAGCTTATCTATTCAGCGATCCTTGCGGTGTATGACCGCGTGAGTTACGCAGATCCTCTTCTTGTCGCTGATGAACTCAAGAAGGGTGACCAATTGAACCGCGCAGGCGGAACGGAGTACTTATACGAACTACAGGCGCCTATCGTGGAGACGGAGAGTACAGAGTTTTACGCAGATATCCTGTATGAGAAAGCGACGCGCCGTCGGTTAATTCAAGCAACTACTCAGATTCGCGAGATGGCGTACGACGAAAGTGTCGGAATTGCTGAGGTCCTGAATCAATCACAGGAAGCCGTCTTTGATCTGAGCCAGACAGATACCCAACGCGGGTTTGTCGCTATCCATTCGTTACTCACACAGAGTCTTGACGCCATTGAGCGTTTATATCATAAAAAAAGTCGATTTTTAGGCGTGCCAACCGGTTTTATGGATTTTGACCACATGACCTCCGGGCTGCAGCCCGGTAATCTTGTTATTATTGCCGCGCGACCGAGTATGGGAAAAACAACCTTGGTGCTGAACATCGCACAGAACGTTGCACTTGAACAAAAGCGTCCAGTCGCAATCTTTAGTCTTGAGATGCCTTCCCAAGATATCGCGATGCGAATGTTAGCCACCGAATCTCGGATTGATTTTACGCGGCTCCGAACGGGGAACTTCAGTGAAGATGACTGGAGACCCTTGAGCGATGGGGCAAGTCGATTGGGGAAAGCTCCCATCCTCATTAACGATAATCGGGGTCTTACCGTTCAAAGTCTACGTGCCGAGGGACGACGCTTAAAAGGTGAACACAGCAATCTCGCACTCATTATTGTTGATTACCTGCAACTTTTGAGAGGGACGGGGAGATATCACGCACGTGAACAGGAGATCTCTGAAATTTCACGCGCTTTGAAAATCCTCGCATGGGAGCTTAATGTTCCAATTATCGCCTGTTCGCAATTGAGTCGTGAGATTGAACGCCGTCCTGATAAACGTCCGCAACTTTCAGATTTGCGGGAGTCCGGGGCAATCGAGCAAGATGCCGATCTCGTTGCCTTTTTACACAGGGATGATTATTACGAAGATGAAGATGTCGGAAACAGGGTTGAAGCCTACATCATGGTTAAGAAACAGCGTAACGGGCCAACTGGGACAGTGATTCTTTATTTTACCAAAAACGAGATGCGCTTTGAAAATCCCAGTTAG
- a CDS encoding single-stranded DNA-binding protein gives MASYNKVILMGNLTRDPEVKFLPSGTAIANFGLAMSERYTDRQTGEQKENVCFVDVEAWDRQAELVGEYFSKGSPIFLEGSLRYDSWEAEDGTKRNRLKVRLQRFQFVGRRDDNEAGGGGYTDARPAAASEQTASYQDAPAPNVSDTPSSTEDDIPF, from the coding sequence CCGAAGTGAAATTCCTTCCGAGTGGAACAGCCATCGCGAATTTTGGATTGGCTATGAGTGAACGGTATACTGACCGGCAGACCGGTGAACAGAAAGAAAATGTCTGCTTTGTTGATGTGGAAGCATGGGATAGGCAGGCAGAGTTAGTGGGTGAGTATTTCAGTAAAGGCAGCCCCATTTTTCTTGAAGGTTCCCTCAGATATGATTCATGGGAAGCTGAAGACGGCACAAAGCGGAACCGTCTTAAAGTCCGTCTGCAGCGGTTTCAGTTTGTTGGACGGCGTGATGACAATGAGGCAGGGGGTGGTGGTTACACCGATGCCCGACCCGCAGCTGCATCAGAACAGACTGCATCCTATCAGGACGCACCAGCTCCCAATGTGAGCGACACACCTTCTTCGACAGAGGACGACATTCCATTTTAA